The Kosakonia sacchari SP1 genome includes a window with the following:
- a CDS encoding TetR/AcrR family transcriptional regulator: MNKKTTDTREKILSSAEQLIYQNGIHATGMDLLVKTSGVARKSIYRYFATKDDVAAAALNERDERWMHWFRTESDKGDTPQDRILNMFTVLRGWFESEGFRGCAFINTAGEVGDPDDPVRQIAKLHKQKLLDYTLELTEQLNIEQPAALARQLLILMEGAITMSYVMGDCSAADSAQDVAKLLLEQASS, from the coding sequence ATGAACAAGAAAACGACCGATACCCGAGAAAAAATCCTGTCTAGCGCAGAGCAATTGATCTATCAAAACGGTATTCATGCCACCGGCATGGACCTTCTGGTCAAGACCTCAGGCGTAGCAAGGAAAAGTATTTACCGCTATTTCGCGACCAAGGATGACGTGGCTGCCGCCGCGTTGAATGAACGTGATGAACGCTGGATGCACTGGTTCAGAACTGAATCTGATAAAGGCGACACCCCTCAGGATCGCATTTTGAATATGTTCACTGTTCTCAGGGGCTGGTTTGAATCAGAAGGCTTTCGTGGTTGTGCATTTATCAATACAGCCGGAGAAGTGGGCGACCCTGACGATCCCGTTCGCCAGATAGCAAAACTGCATAAACAGAAATTGCTGGATTACACGCTCGAACTCACAGAGCAATTAAATATCGAGCAACCTGCCGCGCTGGCCAGACAGCTACTGATTCTGATGGAAGGCGCTATCACCATGTCCTACGTAATGGGGGATTGCA
- a CDS encoding carboxymuconolactone decarboxylase family protein, which yields MKRPNWFQVSAEGGKAIGALHHYATTGTNLPADLIHLIFLSVSQINGCAHCIDIHTRDLIKAGMSVEKIVLVPVWREATYLFSDTEQAALAWAEEITRISETHACDEAYSAALSVFGEKDLVELTIVIATMNAINRMGISFRMKPLAKA from the coding sequence ATGAAGCGTCCAAACTGGTTTCAGGTTTCTGCAGAAGGTGGAAAGGCTATCGGAGCGCTCCATCATTACGCTACTACCGGGACAAATTTACCCGCTGATCTTATTCACTTAATTTTTTTAAGCGTTTCACAGATTAATGGTTGTGCGCATTGTATCGATATACATACTCGCGACCTTATCAAGGCTGGTATGTCCGTCGAAAAGATCGTCCTGGTGCCTGTCTGGCGCGAAGCGACCTATTTATTCTCGGATACTGAGCAAGCGGCGCTCGCATGGGCAGAAGAAATTACGCGTATCAGTGAAACACACGCTTGCGATGAAGCATATTCCGCAGCGCTTTCTGTATTCGGTGAAAAAGATCTGGTTGAACTGACCATTGTTATTGCCACTATGAATGCCATTAATCGTATGGGCATCAGTTTTCGCATGAAGCCGCTCGCTAAAGCCTGA
- a CDS encoding TraB/GumN family protein — protein sequence MRRSTDYVLKEQQLFRDKRFIFLGESIHGVAEYAQLRKDIAERYFKKSAVLIFEADSKGMLFSHQYNETAICRLQNFPRILRTQETLNLLTWAISRQIPCLGIDAIPRRSVTAFPPEWQPIQQRERDEYFRARSGINFFTWRDFRMAENLINLTSAYPEHRMLIMLHNLHIKRRGSLEKAELQLKSVREYFEDAFPLQSHSIAQLAQCGSALHNDLTLFDFQITDPLSVELLSAAAAHTLLTAEQIPDASTAWHHAFERETVSPKNQYEGCFIFKEVHPPIIISL from the coding sequence ATGCGTAGATCAACGGATTATGTTCTTAAAGAGCAACAGCTTTTCCGCGACAAGCGTTTTATTTTTCTCGGCGAATCCATACATGGTGTGGCGGAATATGCTCAATTAAGAAAGGATATAGCGGAGCGCTATTTTAAAAAATCGGCTGTATTGATATTTGAAGCGGATAGTAAAGGGATGTTATTTTCGCATCAATATAATGAAACTGCCATTTGCCGACTTCAAAACTTCCCCAGGATATTACGTACGCAGGAAACCTTAAATTTACTGACATGGGCTATATCCCGGCAAATTCCTTGTCTTGGAATTGACGCTATTCCTCGTCGATCTGTAACTGCCTTCCCCCCGGAATGGCAACCCATTCAACAACGAGAAAGGGATGAATATTTCAGGGCCCGATCGGGAATAAACTTTTTTACATGGCGTGACTTCCGCATGGCTGAAAATTTGATCAACTTAACTTCAGCATATCCAGAACACCGGATGTTAATAATGCTTCACAATCTCCATATAAAACGGCGCGGTAGCCTTGAGAAAGCAGAATTACAGTTAAAATCCGTACGAGAATATTTTGAGGATGCATTTCCCTTGCAAAGCCATTCTATTGCTCAGCTTGCCCAATGTGGCAGTGCTTTACACAATGATTTAACGCTATTTGATTTTCAAATTACCGATCCTCTTTCTGTCGAACTTTTATCCGCTGCGGCGGCGCACACTTTGCTTACAGCGGAACAAATACCTGATGCAAGCACTGCATGGCATCATGCTTTCGAACGTGAAACCGTCTCACCCAAAAATCAGTATGAGGGGTGTTTTATCTTTAAAGAGGTGCATCCCCCGATAATTATTTCATTATAA
- a CDS encoding SDR family oxidoreductase translates to MLRGKRAVITGGGGGFGRALCVWLAREGIEVDFCARRAEDMQKTCNIITAEGGMAKGYICDLTRPESLSQFSSQLLTSDKPIDILILNAAQWLSGTLDDQPDTEIITTISSGLTGSILLTQALLPGLRRSDSADIVSIISSCGIPNFTDSIAHPAFFASKHGLSGFTTKLSQQLSEENIRVTGLYPPDFELTGVDTAVDNHSRMGERLLDGRSIWETIRFVLTQPRSCHISSIYFQGPTREDLRGRGSVP, encoded by the coding sequence ATGCTGAGAGGTAAAAGAGCGGTTATTACCGGTGGCGGCGGGGGATTTGGCCGGGCGCTTTGCGTGTGGTTAGCGCGAGAGGGTATCGAGGTGGATTTTTGCGCACGGCGGGCTGAGGATATGCAAAAAACCTGCAACATAATTACTGCCGAAGGCGGCATGGCTAAAGGGTATATCTGCGATTTAACCCGGCCTGAGTCCCTTTCTCAGTTTTCTTCACAACTGTTAACTTCAGACAAGCCCATCGACATTTTAATCCTCAATGCGGCTCAGTGGTTGTCAGGGACGTTAGACGATCAACCTGACACAGAAATTATCACGACCATCAGTTCAGGACTGACGGGTTCGATTTTACTGACGCAGGCATTGCTGCCGGGGTTAAGACGTTCAGACAGTGCTGATATCGTCTCCATTATCTCTTCATGCGGGATCCCGAATTTTACGGATTCAATTGCCCATCCTGCTTTTTTTGCCAGCAAACATGGGCTTAGCGGGTTTACAACGAAATTGTCACAGCAGTTATCTGAAGAAAATATACGCGTAACCGGGCTGTACCCGCCGGATTTCGAACTGACCGGGGTAGATACGGCTGTCGATAATCACTCCAGAATGGGGGAACGACTACTGGATGGCCGATCAATTTGGGAAACGATTCGTTTTGTGCTGACTCAACCGCGTAGTTGCCATATCAGTAGCATCTACTTTCAGGGGCCAACTCGTGAAGATCTGAGGGGTAGGGGCTCAGTCCCCTGA
- a CDS encoding GNAT family N-acetyltransferase has protein sequence MSFKVREANAEDYDVWLRLWNGYLQFSGSTLSDAVTLSTWRRVLSPDSDVICLLAEAEQGVVGFAMCVLHEGTWVTEPHCYLEDLFVDEHMRGLGAGKALIEAICDEARTKSWSKVYWVTRDSNPARALYDKLAVLDNFVRYTVKI, from the coding sequence ATGTCGTTTAAGGTACGTGAAGCTAACGCTGAGGATTACGATGTATGGTTAAGGCTCTGGAACGGATATTTGCAATTTTCTGGCAGTACGCTGAGCGATGCCGTTACCTTATCGACCTGGCGTCGGGTGTTGTCTCCAGACTCTGATGTCATATGCCTGCTTGCGGAAGCCGAACAGGGCGTGGTTGGTTTTGCGATGTGCGTGTTGCATGAGGGAACGTGGGTAACAGAGCCTCATTGTTATCTTGAAGATCTTTTTGTTGATGAGCATATGCGTGGTCTTGGCGCGGGAAAAGCGCTGATTGAGGCAATATGTGATGAAGCCCGGACGAAGTCATGGTCTAAAGTCTATTGGGTGACCAGAGACTCCAATCCTGCGCGGGCCCTGTACGATAAGCTTGCCGTACTGGATAATTTTGTCCGATATACCGTCAAAATTTAA
- a CDS encoding DUF1003 domain-containing protein, which yields MHTDKKFRLYRPLKGITHTFGDEWFALKAEAFARFFGTPIFLIGQTIAVIVWIVLNVAGVVKFDPYPFILLNLAFSIQAAYAAPLILLAQTRQAERDQAHALADAQHREDLDDAMTKRQILAEEQSAQLLELLKQNTQLTEMTREMAERIETITLQLAQRELHKQQP from the coding sequence ATGCACACAGATAAAAAATTTCGGTTATATCGCCCCCTGAAAGGTATTACGCATACTTTTGGCGACGAGTGGTTTGCGTTGAAAGCAGAAGCGTTCGCTCGTTTTTTTGGTACGCCGATATTTCTTATTGGACAGACTATCGCAGTGATCGTGTGGATTGTTCTGAACGTTGCAGGTGTCGTGAAGTTTGATCCCTATCCTTTTATTCTTCTCAACCTTGCGTTCAGTATTCAGGCGGCTTATGCAGCACCGCTGATCCTGCTGGCGCAAACCCGCCAGGCGGAACGCGATCAGGCGCATGCGCTGGCGGATGCACAACACCGCGAAGATCTGGACGACGCAATGACGAAACGCCAGATACTCGCCGAGGAGCAGTCGGCACAACTGCTGGAATTGCTAAAACAAAATACTCAGTTGACCGAAATGACCCGGGAAATGGCCGAGCGTATCGAAACAATCACCTTACAGCTTGCGCAGCGTGAGCTTCATAAACAGCAGCCGTAA
- a CDS encoding NACHT domain-containing protein, which produces MNWTDLENRVKQFSRLIYNRDSSSINISGMQFDCFIKIEEDHYICIEVTKNHTLEKVRADIHKLASLRMKKASEGAFVKCLLILEKEPTDLMKGTALDFKIDLLTLDEFERRFLDYKNYIFTRRQKNIGSAIDPWTGKLDHNPYVPVKYVEAKTQKEFKISDIKSLLDKGAKVILTGSFGSGKSRCLSELFDNYSNQNDPSYCFVINLRENWSLKRANEIVRRHFEDLSFPPEIVNNSVKLLTFKKSVFMLDGFDEIGSQNWSNEPSKLSKAKQDALAGVRDLITNVQGGLLITGRENYFNSDSEMFSFLGLNERETIYIKCKDQFSEDEMKEYMQNIGCPGLVIPPWAPWKPLIFQMIASISERLDLLSDDNEYEFWDSLLDFICHREANINKAILDSAIIKQILIELANLTRTKSNDFGPISNNELSIIFNNITGRTVTDESAIMLSRLPSFGRVGNDSSDYQFIDMYMLDGLRAEYMVSHYDSDEAIKKSNWINPLREFGQRLFFYKININEATKIISKISYWSNTNSQAAADLLCAFLFEGSSDELVDFRNIQIKDCFIEKIELSNIPLGNLNIHSCIIESVDISDCYIEPKGSLLIDNCEINTVSGVSDASALPNYFVGCKVSQFSSVNTTSKIKSLGFGLHQMALLSCIRRVYLQHGRGRKERSFIKGFKNQQEKKAITLIVDLMLKNNVIERINGDEGYIYKPVNSERHRMTLIMKEMNTSKDQLWQEVSKMDDL; this is translated from the coding sequence ATGAACTGGACAGATTTAGAAAATAGAGTAAAGCAATTCTCAAGGTTGATTTACAATAGAGATTCGAGTTCGATAAATATAAGTGGAATGCAATTTGATTGTTTTATTAAAATTGAAGAGGATCACTATATTTGTATTGAGGTTACTAAAAATCACACACTCGAAAAGGTAAGAGCAGACATACATAAACTAGCTTCCTTAAGGATGAAAAAAGCATCTGAAGGTGCATTTGTTAAATGTTTGTTAATATTAGAAAAAGAACCTACGGACTTGATGAAAGGGACTGCTTTAGATTTTAAAATAGACTTACTGACTTTAGATGAGTTTGAAAGAAGATTTTTAGATTACAAGAATTATATCTTCACTCGTAGACAAAAAAACATTGGCAGTGCAATTGATCCATGGACCGGGAAATTAGATCATAACCCATATGTCCCTGTTAAATACGTAGAGGCAAAAACGCAGAAAGAATTTAAAATAAGCGATATAAAATCACTTTTAGATAAAGGAGCCAAAGTTATATTGACTGGAAGTTTTGGCTCTGGAAAAAGCAGGTGCTTAAGTGAGCTTTTTGATAATTATTCAAATCAAAATGACCCGTCATATTGTTTCGTTATAAACTTAAGAGAGAATTGGAGTCTGAAGAGAGCAAATGAAATTGTTAGAAGGCATTTTGAAGACTTATCATTTCCTCCGGAAATAGTAAATAATTCAGTAAAACTATTAACCTTTAAAAAATCCGTATTTATGCTTGATGGTTTTGATGAGATTGGTTCACAGAACTGGAGCAATGAACCAAGCAAACTAAGTAAGGCCAAACAAGACGCATTGGCCGGTGTAAGAGATCTAATAACTAATGTCCAGGGCGGATTATTAATAACGGGAAGAGAGAATTATTTCAATAGCGATTCAGAGATGTTCTCATTTCTAGGGCTGAATGAGAGAGAAACCATATATATTAAATGTAAAGATCAATTCAGCGAAGATGAAATGAAAGAGTACATGCAAAATATTGGATGCCCCGGTTTAGTAATACCTCCTTGGGCTCCATGGAAGCCTTTAATATTCCAAATGATAGCAAGCATTTCAGAGAGATTGGATTTATTATCCGATGATAATGAGTACGAATTTTGGGATAGTCTCTTAGATTTTATTTGTCATAGAGAGGCAAATATAAACAAAGCTATTTTAGACTCTGCAATTATAAAACAAATATTAATAGAGTTGGCAAATCTTACAAGAACGAAAAGCAATGATTTTGGACCAATAAGCAATAATGAGCTAAGCATTATCTTTAATAATATAACAGGAAGAACGGTAACAGATGAATCAGCAATTATGCTTTCTCGGCTGCCATCTTTTGGTCGTGTAGGTAATGATAGCTCTGACTATCAATTTATAGATATGTATATGCTTGATGGTTTGCGAGCAGAGTATATGGTTTCACATTATGATTCTGATGAAGCCATAAAAAAATCAAACTGGATAAATCCGTTAAGAGAGTTTGGTCAAAGATTGTTTTTTTACAAAATTAACATAAATGAAGCAACGAAAATTATCAGCAAAATATCTTACTGGTCAAATACGAATTCCCAAGCTGCTGCTGATTTACTTTGTGCATTTCTTTTCGAAGGTAGCAGTGATGAATTAGTTGACTTTCGAAACATTCAAATAAAAGATTGTTTTATAGAGAAAATAGAATTAAGCAATATACCATTGGGAAATTTAAACATTCACTCATGTATTATTGAATCTGTAGATATTAGTGATTGTTATATTGAACCTAAAGGGAGTTTACTTATTGATAATTGTGAAATAAATACAGTCTCAGGTGTGTCAGATGCCTCAGCACTTCCCAATTACTTTGTTGGTTGCAAAGTCAGCCAATTTAGCTCTGTTAATACAACATCAAAAATAAAATCCCTAGGTTTTGGACTCCATCAAATGGCTTTGCTTTCTTGCATAAGGCGAGTTTATCTTCAGCATGGTCGGGGGCGAAAAGAGCGATCTTTCATCAAGGGATTCAAAAACCAGCAAGAAAAGAAAGCAATTACATTGATAGTTGATTTGATGCTTAAGAATAATGTCATCGAAAGAATTAATGGAGACGAGGGGTACATTTATAAGCCAGTTAATTCAGAAAGACATCGAATGACACTGATTATGAAAGAAATGAATACCTCTAAAGATCAATTATGGCAAGAGGTTAGCAAGATGGATGATTTATAA
- a CDS encoding sensor histidine kinase, with translation MRNFWHHLRTPTFVRRIMVAQMLLLTLLWCLFLTYVLWEDLRSPPILTGNKTYETIFTVVESMDDRPQERTHVLAALSKAVREDYGGGEDPELSISLIVRKNKAIIYASDGAPAGVTNTRYGKIERIQSEGRAWTSRTLKSAHSDTEVTLITPAGGWNFFIYLNSRGYYVMPLLVCIPFLLFPAWLSIRIAMRPWNKVVNEVSLRTPDDLSPLNAVPKHRELHQMVDAVNGFLARVRESSERERIFIADAAHELRTPLAAMRINVEALQSYVSNDSQKELLTGIIRSNSRAARLVNQLLLMMHSEARIDTVMEPVPLTTLIQERMAGLAPLAAERRIELEFYAEDEIWITGVRERLMSLIDNLIENAVKYSPEGGRVEVALRSLEKSTQLRVADAGPGIPVELRERVFDRFFRDPNQMQSGSGLGLAIVKAVAQQHNSSVSLNTSAEGGLIVTVDFPHHKPA, from the coding sequence ATGCGAAATTTTTGGCACCATCTGAGAACCCCAACGTTTGTCAGGCGCATTATGGTAGCCCAAATGCTACTGCTCACACTGCTCTGGTGTCTTTTTCTGACTTACGTTTTGTGGGAGGACTTGCGTAGCCCGCCGATATTAACGGGCAACAAGACGTACGAAACCATTTTTACTGTGGTTGAGAGTATGGACGATCGCCCGCAGGAGCGAACGCATGTGTTGGCTGCGCTCAGTAAAGCGGTGCGGGAAGATTATGGCGGAGGTGAAGATCCAGAGCTCTCGATCAGCCTTATCGTGCGCAAGAACAAAGCGATAATTTATGCCTCTGATGGCGCACCGGCCGGGGTGACAAACACCCGCTATGGAAAAATTGAGCGAATTCAAAGTGAAGGCCGCGCCTGGACCAGCCGCACCCTGAAGTCCGCGCACTCCGACACGGAAGTCACACTCATCACCCCTGCCGGAGGCTGGAACTTCTTTATCTATCTGAACTCGCGTGGCTACTACGTCATGCCGCTGCTGGTATGCATTCCTTTTCTTTTGTTTCCAGCGTGGCTGTCCATCCGCATTGCAATGCGCCCGTGGAATAAGGTGGTAAATGAAGTTTCTCTGCGCACGCCGGACGATCTCTCGCCCTTAAACGCCGTGCCAAAGCACAGGGAGCTTCACCAGATGGTCGACGCTGTAAATGGGTTTCTTGCCAGGGTGCGAGAAAGCTCTGAACGGGAACGCATTTTCATTGCCGATGCCGCTCACGAGCTGCGTACCCCGCTGGCTGCGATGCGAATCAATGTTGAGGCTTTGCAGTCCTATGTCAGCAATGACAGTCAAAAAGAGTTGCTGACAGGGATTATTCGCAGCAACAGCCGTGCGGCTCGTCTGGTCAATCAGTTGCTGCTGATGATGCACAGCGAAGCGCGCATTGACACGGTTATGGAGCCTGTGCCGCTGACAACGCTCATACAAGAACGCATGGCCGGGCTGGCACCGCTCGCGGCTGAGCGCAGGATTGAGCTTGAATTTTATGCTGAAGATGAAATCTGGATAACAGGTGTCCGCGAACGGTTGATGTCGCTTATCGATAACCTTATTGAAAATGCCGTGAAGTACAGCCCTGAGGGCGGGCGGGTCGAGGTGGCGTTACGATCCTTAGAAAAATCCACTCAGTTGCGTGTTGCAGATGCCGGGCCCGGTATTCCCGTTGAATTGCGTGAGCGTGTGTTCGACCGGTTTTTTCGCGATCCTAATCAGATGCAAAGCGGGAGTGGGCTGGGGCTTGCCATCGTCAAAGCGGTTGCGCAGCAACACAACAGCAGCGTAAGCCTCAATACGTCCGCAGAAGGTGGGCTGATAGTTACGGTGGATTTCCCACATCACAAGCCCGCCTGA
- a CDS encoding response regulator, protein MKILLIEDDLDLGNGVRIALADQGFDVIWVRRKEDALHQLDACVPELVLLDLGLPDGDGMSLMARLRQQLKGIPIIILTARGTLHDRLSGLDAGADDYLVKPFVLAELLARVRALARRSYGFENEAIEIRGLSLHVPTRRVTVNARHVELTASEYALLETLMLRTDRVLTRSFLEERIFGAKENMSNALDVHMGNLRRKIGDGYVRTVRGVGYVIDTVPIQKGAG, encoded by the coding sequence GTGAAAATTCTCTTAATCGAAGACGACCTGGATCTCGGCAATGGCGTGCGTATCGCCCTTGCAGATCAAGGATTTGATGTCATATGGGTTCGCCGCAAAGAAGATGCGCTGCATCAGCTCGATGCCTGCGTGCCTGAACTTGTGTTGCTCGACCTCGGCTTACCCGACGGCGATGGCATGAGCCTGATGGCGCGCTTGCGTCAGCAACTCAAGGGCATTCCCATCATCATCCTGACGGCGCGTGGCACACTGCACGATCGCCTCTCCGGGCTGGACGCCGGTGCCGACGACTATCTCGTCAAACCGTTTGTTCTCGCCGAGTTATTGGCCAGAGTGAGGGCGCTTGCGCGGCGCAGTTACGGTTTTGAGAACGAGGCGATAGAGATTCGCGGATTATCGCTTCATGTGCCGACGCGACGCGTGACGGTGAATGCACGGCATGTTGAGTTGACGGCAAGTGAATACGCACTGCTTGAAACGTTGATGTTGCGTACTGACCGCGTGCTGACACGCAGTTTTCTGGAAGAGAGGATCTTTGGCGCCAAAGAAAATATGAGTAATGCGCTCGATGTGCATATGGGAAATTTGCGTCGCAAAATCGGCGACGGCTATGTGCGAACGGTGAGGGGCGTTGGGTATGTCATTGATACCGTCCCGATCCAGAAGGGGGCAGGTTGA
- a CDS encoding MipA/OmpV family protein, protein MRNIKLRHKFPLPLSGRSLKKMLPGAVLALLATPILAAEQDPGNALTLGGGANVTPRYSGADKSRVTTALVLDYTMANGFFVSTTRGIGYGNNIGKFDYNAALSYRAGRKDRDVNSDSLSDGSDYLRGMGDVKGSALGVLGLGYGVTDWLNLQLQAEVPVSQRNNGAALHFGINSPLYTSSNNSVTLALTGSWGTEKYMQTYYGVSASQSAASGFTRYDPGAGIYAWSTNLTWTHKFNQDWSVVAAAGVTQLTGDARNSPIVQRKTSPTGSLLVTYRF, encoded by the coding sequence ATGAGAAACATCAAACTGCGTCATAAGTTCCCCCTTCCACTTTCGGGGCGCAGCCTGAAAAAAATGTTGCCGGGCGCGGTCCTGGCGTTACTGGCCACCCCGATACTGGCGGCAGAACAGGATCCGGGCAATGCGTTGACCCTGGGAGGCGGCGCGAATGTTACGCCACGCTATTCTGGCGCGGATAAAAGCCGCGTCACAACGGCTCTGGTGCTTGATTACACAATGGCAAATGGTTTCTTCGTTAGCACCACACGGGGCATCGGTTACGGCAATAACATCGGCAAGTTCGATTACAACGCGGCGCTGAGCTATCGCGCAGGCCGTAAGGATCGCGACGTGAACAGCGACTCGCTAAGCGACGGCAGCGACTACCTGCGCGGTATGGGCGATGTCAAAGGCTCGGCTCTCGGTGTGCTTGGCCTGGGGTACGGAGTGACCGACTGGCTTAATTTGCAATTGCAGGCTGAGGTGCCGGTTTCACAGCGAAACAATGGTGCGGCCCTGCATTTCGGCATTAATAGCCCGCTCTATACCTCATCGAACAACTCCGTGACGCTGGCGCTGACCGGCAGTTGGGGAACTGAAAAGTATATGCAGACTTACTACGGGGTCAGTGCCTCCCAGTCAGCCGCATCGGGCTTTACCCGATATGACCCCGGCGCGGGAATTTATGCCTGGTCAACGAATCTTACCTGGACCCACAAGTTCAACCAGGACTGGAGTGTAGTTGCCGCAGCAGGCGTTACGCAGTTGACGGGGGATGCGCGCAATAGCCCGATTGTGCAACGAAAAACATCGCCCACAGGAAGCTTGCTGGTGACATATCGCTTCTGA
- a CDS encoding LysR family transcriptional regulator, translated as MEWGDVRIFLAVMRKGSFGEAARSLGVSHPTVGRRIKALEDEAQQALFRRTRDGLVLTDAGDRVMTLAEAMENSALAMERRLAGNHERLEGILRISSAEWFANYVLAPVLVELTRRHPAIVPEIIASYRLLNLSRRDADIAFRIVPFTEPDIVQRRLMSMPYALYGTQETAHLAEHDPAAVGLILMNTAQSHFSDVAWLLDRFPQSRRVFTSTSRAVQAQMCQRGMGIAVLPRPLGDAIPGLQSIRMPEPPPSKDIWVGYHYDLRHMDRLRVMLDIVDALLADPAPSAT; from the coding sequence ATGGAGTGGGGCGACGTCCGGATATTTCTTGCTGTCATGCGTAAGGGCTCTTTTGGCGAGGCGGCCCGCAGCCTTGGCGTGAGCCATCCGACGGTTGGGCGCAGAATAAAGGCGCTTGAGGATGAGGCGCAGCAGGCGCTATTTCGCCGGACAAGGGATGGTCTGGTGCTGACGGATGCCGGCGACAGGGTGATGACGCTGGCAGAAGCGATGGAAAACTCCGCGCTGGCGATGGAGCGGCGCCTGGCAGGAAACCACGAGCGTCTTGAAGGGATATTGCGGATATCGTCAGCCGAGTGGTTTGCTAATTATGTTCTGGCCCCTGTGCTGGTCGAACTGACGCGCCGCCATCCAGCGATTGTGCCGGAAATTATCGCCAGTTACCGCTTACTTAATCTGTCGCGCCGTGATGCCGACATAGCATTTCGCATCGTTCCCTTTACCGAACCAGATATTGTTCAGCGTCGGCTGATGAGCATGCCCTACGCGCTGTATGGAACGCAGGAAACCGCGCATCTCGCGGAGCACGACCCGGCCGCAGTGGGGCTTATTCTTATGAATACGGCACAATCCCACTTTTCTGATGTCGCCTGGCTGCTCGACAGATTTCCGCAGTCGCGGCGTGTGTTCACCAGCACCAGCCGGGCCGTTCAGGCGCAGATGTGCCAGCGGGGAATGGGGATTGCCGTGCTGCCACGGCCGCTTGGCGATGCCATCCCCGGATTGCAGAGCATTCGCATGCCGGAGCCGCCACCGTCCAAAGATATCTGGGTGGGATATCACTATGATCTGCGGCATATGGATCGCCTGCGGGTCATGCTGGATATTGTCGATGCCTTGCTGGCGGATCCCGCCCCGTCCGCAACGTGA
- a CDS encoding glucose 1-dehydrogenase — protein sequence MHKLKDKVAIVTGGSSGIGAGIARQLAADGAKVIVNYASGRSGADKVVTDIEAAGGKAVAVAADVTHQPEVEALVNSAIDTFGRLDIVVNNAGIYQFASIEESTEALYRRQFDINVLGPLLLTGAAVPHLSKGSSIINISSFVTHVFIAESAIYSGTKGAIDAITGVLSRELGPRGIRVNAVNPGLIETQGSHSAGAMNSDFQRWNEQHTPLGRIGQVQDVAPIVSFLASDDAGWITGEVILASGGMR from the coding sequence ATGCACAAATTAAAAGACAAAGTTGCCATTGTGACCGGTGGCTCCAGCGGTATCGGCGCAGGCATTGCCCGACAACTGGCGGCTGACGGCGCGAAAGTCATCGTCAATTACGCCTCAGGCAGAAGTGGTGCCGATAAAGTGGTTACCGATATTGAAGCCGCCGGTGGGAAGGCCGTGGCGGTTGCGGCAGATGTCACCCACCAGCCAGAAGTCGAGGCGCTGGTCAACTCGGCCATTGACACGTTCGGGCGTCTGGACATTGTGGTGAATAACGCCGGGATTTATCAGTTCGCCAGTATTGAAGAGAGCACTGAAGCCCTTTATCGCAGGCAGTTCGACATCAATGTTCTGGGCCCGCTGTTGCTGACTGGCGCAGCCGTGCCACACCTCAGTAAAGGCAGCAGCATCATCAACATCAGTTCGTTCGTCACCCACGTTTTTATTGCCGAAAGCGCCATCTACAGCGGCACCAAAGGCGCGATTGACGCCATCACCGGCGTACTCTCACGCGAGCTTGGCCCGCGGGGAATTCGCGTCAATGCGGTCAACCCTGGCCTTATCGAAACGCAAGGTAGCCACAGTGCGGGCGCGATGAACTCGGACTTTCAGAGATGGAATGAACAGCACACGCCACTCGGTCGCATCGGTCAGGTGCAGGATGTTGCTCCGATCGTCTCATTTCTCGCCTCAGACGACGCGGGATGGATAACCGGTGAGGTAATTCTGGCCTCTGGCGGCATGCGCTGA